Part of the Oscillospiraceae bacterium genome, TTTTTGACGCCCGGACTCGCTATTGGCTCTGTGCGATCTCTGCGAACTGTCGGGCCACTTTGTGGAACACCGTGACCAGAATCGGATCGAAATGGGCGCCTTTTCCCTCGTCGATGATTCGCTCGGCCTCTTCGACGGAAAACGGTTTTTTGTAGGGGCGCGCGGAGATCAGCGCGTCGTATACGTCGGCAATCGCCATCAAACGTCCCTCCAGAGGAATTTCTTTTCCTCTCAGGCCAGCCGGATAACCGGAACCGTCCCATTTTTCGTGATGTGTGCCCGCGATAATTTTTGCGTGATGCAAAAATGCGTTTTCCGCCGTGGTCTGTTCGATCCGCCGAATGACATCCACCCCGACCGACGCGTGATTTTTCATCTCCTCAAACTCCTCCGACGTAAGTCGGCCGGGCTTGTTCAGAATCAGATCGCTGATGGCAATTTTACCCACGTCGTGGAGCTGTGCCGAGGGGAGCAGGAATTCCAGATCCCAGCCGGATATTTCATCTTGATAGATATCTTCCTCCAGCAGTTTATCCAGCAGCAATTTCAGGTATTTCTGTGTACGGATCACATGGCCGCCGGTCAGCCCGTCCCGAAATTCCACCATCTCCGCCACCGTGCTGAGCACCGCGTTTTGCAGTTCTACCACCTGCGCGGTCTTTTGCCGGACCATCTCCTGCAAATTGTCGTTGTAATGTTTCAGTTCTTTTTTCTGCGACACAATCAGCAGGTGATTTTCAATGCGTTTGAGCAGCAGCGGCGCGCTGAAAGGCTTTGTCACATAATCGATGGCACCGAGACGCAGCCCCTCCAGTTCGCTGTCTTCGCCAATCTTTGACGTCAGAAAGATGACTGGAATATCCGTCAT contains:
- a CDS encoding response regulator: MENRRYKVMLVDDNMANLSIGKNMLKNTYEVYPIPSAVKLFELLKNVMPDLILLDIEMPDMDGYTAIQTLKNDEKMTDIPVIFLTSKIGEDSELEGLRLGAIDYVTKPFSAPLLLKRIENHLLIVSQKKELKHYNDNLQEMVRQKTAQVVELQNAVLSTVAEMVEFRDGLTGGHVIRTQKYLKLLLDKLLEEDIYQDEISGWDLEFLLPSAQLHDVGKIAISDLILNKPGRLTSEEFEEMKNHASVGVDVIRRIEQTTAENAFLHHAKIIAGTHHEKWDGSGYPAGLRGKEIPLEGRLMAIADVYDALISARPYKKPFSVEEAERIIDEGKGAHFDPILVTVFHKVARQFAEIAQSQ